In the Heptranchias perlo isolate sHepPer1 chromosome 4, sHepPer1.hap1, whole genome shotgun sequence genome, attctgttttatttttatttaaaacgtTTTGCACAGTCAGAGTTCTGTATGCAATTATGTGCTTTGCCTCAAAAATGAGTTCCTCTCACGGGTATCAGTCACTGTTTTTCCGGATTAATTCTGGAGTACAATCCACTAGAGCAGAGTGACTCTTTGTTCTGGAAATATGGAATATCCCTCACGATGCCCGGGAAGGAATAGTCCACTTGAGGGCGAAATGGCAAAGCTGGCATCAGACCAGATGTGACATAAGGTGACATGAAAGTTGGAAGCCCTCGGCCGGGGCTCGAGTATGCCAGTCGAAGTGGGTTGATGCCTAACCTGGGGTTCAATCCGTACAGATTTGCGGGCCCCCCGAAAACTGCGCTGGATTGCAGGGGAGAGAAGGCTGACTTTGTCCCGATAGAGCTGCCAGAAAGCCCAGCCAAGGTAAAGTGTGAGGATCGCTGGAGTTCACCAGAATCGGACATTGTGCACTCAACATCTTTGACTTGTCCCTTTTGTTCCTTCCCATTCAAGACTTGTTCGATGGCTTGGACCACGTCTCCTTTGCAGTTTGCTAGGATGCACTCGAGTTTGCTGCGCTTGTGGTTGGGGAAGACTTTGGTGAGGATATCAATGGGCGCCCTGTGGTTGGAGGAAGAGCCGGGGAGATTGGCCATGACTTTCGCCAAGTCCTTGGGTTTGTCACATTCGTTGCCCGACTCAATATCCGAGGAAGTCACTGAGCGAGGGCTGTCAGCGCCTTCCGACGGAGGATCCGGGGAAGGTGAAAGCTGGGCTGAGTCGTTCTCCAAAGCTTCGGGATTTGCTGCTTTATCCCTGAGATTGTTGTCCGACCCTCCAGTCTCTGAAGCGAGAGAATACGAAGGCTGGAGAACCGATCGGCTCACCAAACCCGTGTCGAATAGTTCGTATTTTGGGCTTTTTTGCTCTacaaagaaagagacagaattTTTCAAACTGGGCACATGAACCTAAGGTGCTAGGTTGGTGAAAACGTTGTTCCACTTTTACTGGAAACTAAAAGCATAAATATAATACATATAAAGCAGTAAAGCAACTACATGTGTCGTTTTAAAGGTTTGATTTAATacatatttgatttttaaaattaaaatcagtTATACTGAATGAAAAAAAATAGATTGTTCGGAAAAAACAACCTTAGGCCACGTTAGCAAAATATAACTCACCGCCGgagctttctccctcatgttccaTTCACTGGTTTGCATTAATTATATCAAAGAAGGATTTATATTATATCAGAATGAATGTAAGTTACAAGGTGACACATCTCAGAATTGCATGAGAAGAGATATTCTGATTAATAGATTTGCATGAATTAGAAGGTCTTCGATTAGTTTGGTTGCATGTCCGAATTAAAATGATTCACTACAGATTTTGATTCCAAAACACACGTTTTAATACCCCTTGTTACTATCGTATTTTTGATTTAAACTTGGTGGAATGAATActtctgttaaaaaaaatatattttgttatTCGAGGTCTGACATCAATATTAAATACCATTCCGTCAGTAAAGTTTCCTGCTTGGCCTAGTCCAAAAAAGGCACCAGTTCACTTTAATTACAGCTTCCTCCAATTTAGAAATGAAAAGTATCTCATAACATTCTTAACTTGTTTTGTACGTCGTACTAAGTGGAGATGCGTGTTCTCCCAGGAGCATCTAACTGTTTTTGATGTGCCAAATAAAGTATTATCATTGGACAATTCACCGAAGATTTCctggctcattttcttaggccaTGTGTGTTGCCCACGTTTGCAAATTGCAATCGGCTATTTTGATATACATGCTGCATAAAATATCCACGTATAGCAACGGTGGAAATGTGATCTGATTGTTTAACGAGCTACCGATTCTTTGTTAACTATAGCCTGTCTCTCATTCGCACACGAAATATCGGGAGCCGATTTATAGCTGTGCCGCTTACAGAAAGACAAGTTTCCTTTTTGGAATTTCTTCTCCAAAAAGCTGACTGTCTGCACAGCACACCCGCCATGTTATTTCTGTAAGTTCTGTACAACACACCGCTCCTAAATATTTTACAGATCTTCCACGGCAAGGATGTTTCTTTTTAACCGCTACAAGTTCTTTGGAATACATTTAATTCAATATTCTGACCTTGTTTTTACGAACGTACGTGAAAAGAGTGATTTATATAGAGGTTATTAACCGTTTTAAGATTGCACCCCTCAGAATTTAAAACTATTATTTTTTAATCTGCCTATGTACAGTATATTTTAACCTTATCCTCTACCAGGGCAACACATTCTAAACTAGAGCTATTGTTAATATCGCCTCCTTTACTTTAGATATACAGGTGGTGCTGCTGAATGTACAAGCCCCATCAGTTCATATGACTCTTCCCACACCCCCATCCCaccacccccaaacacacacattaAAAAATATTAAGTGAAAACCTTTTTTATTGTGTAGTTAAGTTTTGCTATTGAATGTAATTTTCCAAGACCCAGGGAAAATCGTTCACTTGATCCCGAACACCCACTACAATCCGCCCACAGAAAGTTGGCTTAATTGAGTGTTATTTTATACGTTATAAAGAAATTGAAATGTCTTTAGAATTGGCTCTTTTCTATTCTGCATTACCGGTTATTaaaacattcaataaaaaaaagtttcttcaaGTCTGGACAAATCGAGTACAAGCAACATTCTTCCTATGCCATTCAAAACAATATCCGTTTACCATCAGATTGGGGCATTTTGACCTCCAGTTAATGTCACAATCCAATCGTGACAACAGAAAATAATATAGTAACTTTCCACGACATTCACCTACCATAAAGTGCATTTTACTAAAAAAAAACGCGGTTTCACCTCAATAAACGATTTTAACCAAACTGCAACCGATTAGAACAGTTAAAATTCACGGACGTAGTTTAGTTGTGCTTATTTCTTATTTTACTACTTCTATCTTTAAACAATCTAAATTCACCCGTTATCTTTCCGATTTGACAGCGTTTGAATAAAACTGTGTATTTGCTAAATACTAACTTATATTTAAATAAACTTCCAAATCCTTGCCAATTCCCCCATGGAAGCTGCAGCCAAGTGTAGTTGTAAATTATAAATCAAAGTCGGATTTTTAGCAAATGGGACAAATAGTAGCAGAGTCAACACATCATTGTTCGAGATGCAAACAAGACATCCCGCCCACCTCCGTGTTTTAATTGTTCCTTTATCAGGATGTTGTAACATTAACAACGAATTACTTAGCTATGGAAGAGAGTCGAAGAATTCTGAAATTGACTGGAAACTTCCTTATTATTTCTACATTTGTAGTTTTTTATTCAAAATCACTCAAACCTGCTTATTCTTTATGCAAAAAGATGCCTGGCCCTGGTGTAAAGTGGACATGACTAAAACGTGGACTGTCTGACTGTTAAACTGGCGGGACTAATCAACTTTACTCAAATCgcttctcactgaaatatggccAAGCAGAATTATTGTTCCCTAAACCAAAAGCAATTCCAATTAAAATCTGCACTTGATCCCTTGTGGCAATGTCGTAATCCTTATTTATATTTCAATGTGTTCCTTGTGCAGGAATATCGGAAAATCATTCCCCATTTACAAAGTTTGTTTGAAGTAAGCACCGAGATCTTATCACTGATTTGGATATTCAGATAATAAATCTGCTACTTTTGGGATGATTATGAGATACTGACTGTTGTGACTAGAATATTCAGGTAATGAATCGGATGCAGAATCAACTTATAATGCAGATTTTCGTATCATAAAAAGTTTGGATATTGGGAAAAATCTGTTTTTCAAGTGACAATTTCGATTTATAGACACCTGTTGAAACTTCACATGAAATGATGCGATAGCAACATTGTGCCGTTCTTTCCACGATAATATAGTGCATACATAAGCTAAACGTACAAAAAATATACATTCTCTGTTTTTAAAGTGACACGTTACATTTATTCAGACGATGGCCCATCAAGCCATTGCAAGCAGAGGGGCTTCGCTAGTAACCACTACTCAGGTTTGGGAATTAATCTTGAATTTATGGTGAGAGATGTTGAACCGATAACAGAAAGGTATTAATAAATTCTAATTACATAATCAATATTGATCCGGAGCACACAATCCGCTACATCCAATCAATAATTTTACAACCCTTAAGTAATAAACATCTGACGCGAACGCTATCGTAATcgtgtgaaaatggatacaaagcaAAACAGAATCAGCGCCAAGTAATTATTAGCAGAAATCTTCAACAATTAAACAACGATAAATATACAGATTTCCAATAGACTTTGCTCAGAGGTGTTTATACTTTAGATCCTGATCATTTAATGCCCGGGTCAGCTTTTGCTGACTTACCTTCTTTCTGCTTCTGATACTCGGGTCCGAAGATCTCGAAAGACGTCGCCACGGCCCTCGATCCCGGGAGGATGCCGTTCGCTGCCGCGgcagccgctgccatggccagtCCGGCTTCGGCGGCCCCTCCTCCGGCGTACATGAACTGCAGCTCCCTGGCCTCGTTCTCTTCTTGCGCTTGCTGCCGCCGGAGAGCGACCTGAGCGGCCATGACCCGCTGCCTCTCGGCGATCAGCATGCACTTGGCGCACATGCAGTCCCTCCAGCGGCAGAAGCGCTTGTGGCCCTTGAGCGCCGACACGACGCCGTGGTTCCGGCACCGGGCGCACTTTGGGGTTCGCGGGTAACGTTCGGCCGCAGCGGCGGCCGCGGCTGCAGCGGCGGCGGCCCGGAGCAGCAGCGCCGGAGGGCGGAGCAGGGAGCTGCTCGCCACTGAGATGGGGACGGTGGGAGGGTTGGGTGGCCCGCAGGGGGGCCccgggagagaggcggagggcaACGACCCTCTGCCATCCATCGTGAATCTGAGCCTGACCGGCCTGACCACAGCGATCGGTCCCGAGCAACTCCACTCACAATCAGCACATGTGCAATATTTACCAGAGACTCGTTTATATTGATCTTACAGCTGGGCTTTCAAAAAACAAACATGATTTAACAATAAAAACCAGAAGATGCGCTGCATTCGCCCCGGGAAAGGTGCTCGAAGTATTTGCAAACTATTTACTGCAGCAGAATGAAGCGTCACTCAGCGGTCCGGCACTTTCCAGCATCACTAGAAATGTGACGTGCTGTAAATAATTTTAGATCAGTAAAATCTAACTGAGatcttttatatatataaaaaaaaataaaaactgtatCTTTGGATCACTGCAAACGTGACTTTAAAAACTTCAAGTCATGTTTTGCCACACAACAAAAAAACAATTCTTTCAAACGCGAAAAAGAAAGCGGCGGATCTAAGCGCTCTGCTGTTTTACTGGGATTTGGGTGTGGAGATGCGGCTGCTCTTGAACTCCCCCAATCTGTGTCCAAGTGCAATGTTGATTATGCAGACGCTGCAAATGATAAAATAGTTGACACTGGGCGGCCCCTGATTGCTGCCCGTGTGCCTCGCCCTGGCTGTCAATCACCCGCCGCTGGGCGGGAACGGGTCGGTGCGCGCCTTCTCCGAATGGTTAGAGTTCAGCACCAATGGAAGCAAGCGCTCTCCCCTCATTGACAGCTTCTCGCTGAGTTGCATGGGCCGCTGCCCCAGACGAAACTGACATAGGTGGTACTTTTGTAACAAGATGAAAAATAACCTTTTTCACGACAGTGAATTATTGTCACGATTTAAAAGCATTCTGTTCttgaataaaaatagaaaataacgGAAACAGTTAGcagatcagacagcatctgtggagagagaaagagagttagcgtttcaggtcgatgatcttttagttcagacttccagcatccgcagtattttgcatcTATTTTTTTACTTAATTTGCTTCCGAACCATAGTTGTTCAGGGGTACAGAAATTTTTCAATTACTTAAGGACACACTTTTGTGGGTCTGGCAATAGTTTCCTGACCTAATAGCGCTTAGTTCCGTTTTTTAAGTTTCACGGGATACATGTGCACGTCTTATAGCGTAATTGTCCGGAATAAACATATCTATAAGTGGCCAGTTTGGGAGAGAGCATGTTTTGTGTGTttgatattttgaaatatttttcaaGCACGCTAGAATAAAATGATGTTTGGTTGCTGCATTTGGTTTCCAAGTTTTCACTGAATACAGACGCCTCACAGAAATAATACTTGATGCAATAATGGAACGACGATGCACATAATCTTTTCCAATACAACCCCATTGTAAAATAGACATCATCCGCAATCCCCATTCTGTTTGAAAGTTAGGAACACGGGATCTTGGCCAGGCCACTGCCGAATTTCaaccaaaggctacaattgataAATCTAATCCTAGGCGTATTGATGTAGAGTTGTAACAGCTAACATTTGTTAATATTTGATATTGGCGAACATTTTACATCGTCGCCGATTTGCAACATGAGTAATTATATTTGCTGTAGGTGTAATATTACACGTTAACGATTGTAAACGTACGGTCTACAAAATCCCGCTGAAACGCATAAATCATTTCACGTGTCGTGTGAAAATAGCTGTGAGTTCATCACACAATAATCCGGGCACTTTTCCTATGGTGCATTTTTTATATTGTAATTATGTATATTCTTAGCGAATGACTCAATTAGTTTATCTTCGATTTAATTTAGCCTATTTTACATTTAAATTAATGTGAAGGTACCTGTTTTTAGAATTTACAATGTTTGAAATGTGTACGTACGAGATAGACATTTTCAGAGATTGTCTAACATCTCCGGTATAATGGTTAAAATACAAAAGAAAGCaaatgttttcaaacaaaatataATTCAATAAAATTATGTCCATGTCAGTTTATAGAAAACAACTTGAAATTAAAAGGATAACCACCCCTCTACATACACGCACATGTTTTGTGGGTTTTTGTGCAAAATTGCTCAATTAAAAGTGCCTTTTTTTTCAACTTAGAGGTGGATGCCTCAAAATGATCAAATAAATAACCACTGTTGTCAGACCTCTTGATTTTTTTAAGTCTGATCTACGCAGATACAAAAGTGTCGAAGCGCCGCGTTTAAAATGACCTTAACAGGGTGAGACTTCGGACAGCCTGTTTAATTCAAAACAAAAGCGACGATAAGGACATCACTAAAACTTTGGCGAAATAGAAAATAATTACAAGTTGACAAATATGATGTAAACAAAACGATATTCACAACTGACTGAATCCCACTCCGGCCAGGGTCAATTCTCTCGTCTTGTATTTGCTGGGATAAATAAAACTGGGCTCAGTTCATTATGTCCCCTATAAGAAATCAACCCATTGTAAAGCTTCGGTTTTAATCGTCCACCTATTACGAGTAGTGGCAATTTATGTGCCCGTTTATTTTATTTGTTGAATGGGTTTTCTTGGAATTGGTTACAATGCAAGAGAATGGTGAATATTTTCTCCTTATTCTTTTACACACGTGTATATAATATGTAATTAAAAGCCCAGGAACGATTGCTTAGTTAAAATCATGAATACGTTTATCTTTATTCGTTTGGACAGAAGCGGGACGTCTACCATTTACTGTAAAATTATGTTTTCCGTTTAATTCTCAATACCCTGGGAAACAGCCtaggaaataattttaaaaacatgaaTGAACCT is a window encoding:
- the LOC137320553 gene encoding doublesex- and mab-3-related transcription factor A1-like, coding for MDGRGSLPSASLPGPPCGPPNPPTVPISVASSSLLRPPALLLRAAAAAAAAAAAAERYPRTPKCARCRNHGVVSALKGHKRFCRWRDCMCAKCMLIAERQRVMAAQVALRRQQAQEENEARELQFMYAGGGAAEAGLAMAAAAAAANGILPGSRAVATSFEIFGPEYQKQKEEQKSPKYELFDTGLVSRSVLQPSYSLASETGGSDNNLRDKAANPEALENDSAQLSPSPDPPSEGADSPRSVTSSDIESGNECDKPKDLAKVMANLPGSSSNHRAPIDILTKVFPNHKRSKLECILANCKGDVVQAIEQVLNGKEQKGQVKDVECTMSDSGELQRSSHFTLAGLSGSSIGTKSAFSPLQSSAVFGGPANLYGLNPRLGINPLRLAYSSPGRGLPTFMSPYVTSGLMPALPFRPQVDYSFPGIVRDIPYFQNKESLCSSGLYSRINPEKQ